One segment of Salvelinus alpinus chromosome 1, SLU_Salpinus.1, whole genome shotgun sequence DNA contains the following:
- the LOC139535903 gene encoding neuropeptide FF receptor 1-like yields the protein MEIASLNETAVNSTMDRSNRTYIPYYLHSSGMSVIYILCYMAVLLLCVGGNVLVSLVVLRNRNMRSVTNLFILNLAISDLLIGVFCVPTTLIDSLISGWPFGQITCTMSNLVQGMSVSASVFTLVAIAVDRFTGIVYPFRHRMRPVAALVTILFIWVLAFAVICPSAATLTIIHLEDTYLVQDNQTYPVFVCFEKWPRPEMRRVYTMVIFVHVYLAPLGVISIMYGCIVAKLSVNLRQVRLAEVRRAHSQRRVKVINMLIMVAVLFMVSWLPLWTLMLLTDYRDLDTQQIDFLSSYLFPVAHWLAFFNSGINPIIYGFFNENFRRGFQAAVACWSCSQKTTTGVVNTRFNFPPPNRVFNENPESSGGRKGHCSKGTPKIVPYGTNGILLDDINRNAGLNRVIGAWVE from the exons ATGGAGATTGCGTCACTGAATGAAACTGCTGTGaacagcaccatggacagatccAACCGCACCTACATACCTTATTACCTGCACTCATCCGGCATGTCTGTCATCTATATCCTGTGCTATATGGCGGTTCTCCTGCTCTGCGTCGGGGGGAACGTGCTGGTCTCCCTGGTGGTCCTCCGGAACCGCAACATGCGCTCCGTCACCAACCTCTTCATCCTTAACTTGGCCATCAGTGACCTGCTCATTGGAGTGTTCTGCGTTCCAACGACTTTGATTGACAGCCTAATATCAG GATGGCCGTTTGGCCAGATTACATGCACCATGAGCAACCTGGTCCAGGGGATGTCAGTGTCAGCATCAGTCTTCACTCTGGTGGCCATAGCTGTTGACAG gTTCACAGGTATTGTGTACCCCTTTAGACATCGAATGAGGCCTGTGGCTGCTCTCGTCACCATCCTCTTCATCTGGGTGCTGGCGTTTGCTGTAATCTGCCCCTCGGCCGCTACACTGACCATCATTCACCTGGAGGACACCTACCTGGTCCAGGACAACCAGACATACCCTGTCTTCGTCTGCTTCGAGAAATGGCCCCGGCCCGAGATGCGTCGTGTCTACACCATGGTCATCTTCGTGCACGTGTACCTGGCCCCCCTGGGTGTCATCAGCATCATGTATGGCTGCATCGTTGCCAAGCTCTCAGTCAACCTGAGGCAGGTGAGGCTGGCAGAGGTGCGGAGGGCCCATTCCCAGCGCAGGGTTAAAGTGATCAACATGCTAATCATGGTGGCGGTGCTCTTCATGGTGTCATGGCTGCCTCTGTGGACGTTAATGCTGCTGACTGACTACAGGGATCTGGACACGCAGCAGATTGACTTCCTCAGCAGCTACCTGTTCCCTGTGGCCCACTGGCTGGCCTTCTTTAACAGCGGGATTAACCCCATCATCTATGGCTTCTTCAATGAGAACTTCCGCAGGGGGTTCCAGGCTGCAGTGGCCTGCTGGTCCTGTTCACAAAAAACAACAACGGGGGTGGTTAATACACGCTTCAACTTCCCTCCCCCTAACAGAGTATTTAACGAGAACCCTGAGTCCTCTGGTGGGAGGAAAGGCCACTGCTCTAAGGGCACTCCTAAGATTGTCCCatatggaaccaatggaatcctCCTGGATGACATTAACAGGAATGCTGGACTCAACAGGGTGATTGGAGCCTGGGTGGAGTGA